From Onychostoma macrolepis isolate SWU-2019 chromosome 05, ASM1243209v1, whole genome shotgun sequence, one genomic window encodes:
- the ak1 gene encoding adenylate kinase isoenzyme 1 isoform X2, protein MADKIKNAKIVFVVGGPGSGKGTQCEKIVAKYGYTHLSSGDLLRAEVASGSERGKQLQAIMQKGELVPLDTVLDMIKDAMIAKADVSKGYLIDGYPREVKQGEEFEKKIGAPALLLYIDAKAETMVKRLVKRGETSGRADDNEETIKKRLDLYYKATEPVIAYYEKRGIVRKINSELPVDEVFAIVVKAIDELK, encoded by the exons ATGGCAG ataaaattaaaaatgctaaGATCGTCTTTGTGGTTG GCGGCCCCGGCTCAGGAAAAGGCACCCAGTGTGAGAAGATCGTGGCAAAGTATGGCTACACTCACCTGTCTTCCGGTGACCTGCTGCGTGCGGAGGTGGCATCTGGCTCAGAGAGGGGTAAACAGCTGCAGGCCATCATGCAGAAGGGGGAACTCGTGCCTCTG GACACAGTTCTGGACATGATCAAAGACGCCATGATCGCCAAGGCTGACGTCTCGAAGGGCTACCTGATCGACGGATACCCTCGTGAGGTCAAACAGGGCGAAGAGTTTGAGAAGAAG ATCGGCGCTCCAGCTCTGCTGCTGTACATCGACGCTAAAGCCGAGACCATGGTGAAGAGGCTGGTGAAGCGCGGAGAGACCAGCGGCCGCGCCGACGACAATGAGGAGACCATTAAGAAGCGTCTGGATCTCTATTATAAAGCCACTGAGCCCGTCATCGCTTACTACGAGAAGCGCGGCATCGTTAGGAAG ATTAACTCTGAGCTGCCGGTGGATGAGGTATTTGCTATTGTTGTAAAAGCTATTGATGAACTGAAGTAA